From Cytophagia bacterium CHB2:
ATGGCATTCATTTTGAGAATATATTTGCTGTGATCTTGCAGAAACTCCAAGGAATTGATGGCAACCGCGGGCGTGCGCGGCGCTGCAACGGTTGTCACAATTGCCGTTGCGGTATCCGGGGGCGCAAGACTCACGCGTTGTTTTGGTTCCAACGCCCCGCGCCCTCCCAATAGGAACCACACGATCGCCGCGCCGGCGCCCAGTTTCAACAGCGTCTCCATCTCGCCTCCTTCCGCACATGAGCGTTTGATCACCGCGTTTTTCGGATCGAACTTATTCTAACCCGAGAACGGGAGATAAGCAAGAATAATTCTCTGGAATCAATATTTTTCATGAAAATTGCGCCGGCAAAAACTCATTGACATTCCTGAATATTATGCTAGATTGACTTGCACGTCGTTCGAGGAGGTTGCGTCGATGATACATAATTTTTTCGAGAGACAGCGACAGTGAAGGCATGACGATCCGGTTGTGCCTTTTTGTTTTTGTAGGTATGTGTAATGGCTGATAGGCATAAAAAGATCGAACCGGTCGCAGCAGATGCCGTCCGTCGGGCGACCGTGGCGGGAAAATTCTATCCGGACCATCCGCAATTGCTGCGGCAACATGTGCAAGAAATGCTGGCGCAAGCGGCAGTCAAACCCGCGTCTGCGCAACTTTTGGCGGCCATTGCGCCGCACGCCGGCTATCGTTACTCCGGCAACGTGGCGGCACATACGTATGCACGCTTGCGCCATCAGCATGTTGACACCGTGATTTTCATCGCGCCGAGTCATTGGGAACGCTTTCCGTTTATCTCGATTTTCACCGGGCAAAGCTTTCGCACGCCTTTGGGGGATTTGCCGGTGGCAACAACAATTGCCGAACAACTTCTGCACAAGCACGATTATTTCATGTCAGCCTGGCATGGCCATCGCACTGAAGAATCTCGCGGAGAGCATGCGATTGAGGTGCAATTACCCTTCTTGCAGGTGGCCCTGCCGGATTGCGCGATTGTGCCGATTGTGATGGGCGAACAATCCTGGGAATTGTGCGAAGCCCTGGGCCTGGCTTTGGCGGAAATGGCCGCAAAAACGCCATTCGTGATGGTCGCGAGTTCGGACCTTTCACATTATCACGAGTATCACGAAGCGCGGCGTATTGATGCTTATTTCATGCAATTGTTGCAAACCCTCGATCCTGCACGGGTTTTTGAAGCCTTGCACTCGCGCGTTTGCGAAGCCTGCGGCGCAGGCCCGATCGTCGCCGCGATGATCGCCGCGCGTGAACTTGGCGCGGATGACGCCGAGATTCTTTGTTATCAAAACTCCGGCGACTCCGGCGGTGATTACGAAGCGGTGGTGGGTTATGTCTCCGCCACGCTTGAACGGATGAACAGGGCCGGCAATTCGTAGTCGGGTCCGCTGATTTGTATGAGTATCTTCTCGAGGGGGCGAGGCTTTTTTATCCCGTCTGTGCGAAGCGTTTCATCTCGAAGCCTCGCAATTTCTGCAAAAGAGGTCGAATCATGTTGACCCGTTTGCAAAAAGATTTGTTGTTGAAATTGGCGCGCGATGCGGTCGCTGCGCATCTGCGCGGCGAACCCGCAGCCGCGGCTGCTGATGGCGTTTTGGAAGAACTGCAAAGTCTACGCGCCGGCGTTTTCATCAGCCTACATCGCGGCGAGGACTTGCGCGGCTGCATCGGCAATATCGAACCGCAAACCCCGCTTCCCGAAACCGTGAAGGCGATGGCAGTGGCCGCGGCCTGCAGTGATCCGCGCTTCGAGCCGGTGTCGGCGGATGAGCTTGAGCAGTTACGCCTTGAAATTTCCGTGATCACGCCGTTGCGCGCACTGGTTTCGCTGGAAGAGTTCCGGCTCGGCGTGCATGGCCTGATGGTGCGGCTGGGCAAGCGGCACGGCT
This genomic window contains:
- the amrA gene encoding AmmeMemoRadiSam system protein A, producing MLTRLQKDLLLKLARDAVAAHLRGEPAAAAADGVLEELQSLRAGVFISLHRGEDLRGCIGNIEPQTPLPETVKAMAVAAACSDPRFEPVSADELEQLRLEISVITPLRALVSLEEFRLGVHGLMVRLGKRHGLLLPQVARGRQWDVYTFLRHVCRKANLPEDAWQNPKAELFYFDAEVFSDDLS
- the amrB gene encoding AmmeMemoRadiSam system protein B, with translation MADRHKKIEPVAADAVRRATVAGKFYPDHPQLLRQHVQEMLAQAAVKPASAQLLAAIAPHAGYRYSGNVAAHTYARLRHQHVDTVIFIAPSHWERFPFISIFTGQSFRTPLGDLPVATTIAEQLLHKHDYFMSAWHGHRTEESRGEHAIEVQLPFLQVALPDCAIVPIVMGEQSWELCEALGLALAEMAAKTPFVMVASSDLSHYHEYHEARRIDAYFMQLLQTLDPARVFEALHSRVCEACGAGPIVAAMIAARELGADDAEILCYQNSGDSGGDYEAVVGYVSATLERMNRAGNS